A genomic stretch from Flavobacterium sp. KS-LB2 includes:
- a CDS encoding TIGR02757 family protein: MNSSELKDFLDEKVLQYNTLDFIESDPVQIPHLFSQKEDIEIAGFLSATIAWGNRKMIIKNSHKMMDLMGNAPYDFVMSHSENDLEQLETFVHRTFNGQDFTGFIRGLKNIYENHNGLEAVYTKNQELENMQKSIHEFKKTFFEIPHHYRTQKHISDPLNNSAAKRINMYLRWMVRQDTKGVDLGIWKSISPASLSCPLDVHSGNVARKLGLLTRKQNDGKALAELDLKLREFDVNDPVKYDFALFGLGVFEKF; the protein is encoded by the coding sequence ATGAATTCTTCAGAACTTAAAGATTTTCTAGACGAAAAAGTACTCCAATACAACACACTCGATTTCATTGAAAGTGATCCCGTACAAATTCCACATTTATTTTCACAAAAAGAAGACATAGAAATTGCTGGTTTTCTGAGCGCTACAATAGCTTGGGGTAATCGTAAAATGATTATTAAAAATTCCCATAAAATGATGGATTTAATGGGAAATGCGCCATATGATTTTGTTATGTCACATTCCGAAAATGATTTGGAACAATTAGAAACTTTTGTGCATCGCACTTTTAATGGACAGGATTTTACGGGTTTTATTAGAGGCTTAAAAAACATTTATGAAAACCATAATGGACTAGAAGCCGTATATACAAAAAACCAAGAGTTAGAAAACATGCAAAAAAGCATTCACGAATTTAAAAAGACATTCTTCGAAATTCCTCATCACTATAGGACCCAAAAACACATTTCTGACCCGCTGAACAATTCTGCAGCCAAGCGAATAAACATGTATTTACGTTGGATGGTGCGTCAAGATACTAAAGGTGTCGATTTAGGAATATGGAAGAGTATCTCTCCGGCTTCTTTATCTTGCCCTTTGGATGTACATTCTGGTAATGTAGCCCGGAAATTAGGATTACTTACCCGAAAACAAAATGATGGAAAAGCATTAGCCGAATTAGATTTAAAACTTCGTGAATTCGATGTAAATGATCCAGTGAAGTATGACTTCGCATTATTTGGACTAGGTGTTTTTGAAAAATTTTAA
- a CDS encoding DUF6146 family protein produces MKNSVYLLAIILVSIFSCNTSKSNFPSTEKPLATQGDTVRIANDELEYEVIIIDPGFSTWLISRAYPRGYYSQSYLENKNQFYITEWNSRVLQPMRYSPNLYEMTINYDPNIDYGYEVNYLIYNYMIYFQNTYKQKLFGLVPIR; encoded by the coding sequence ATGAAAAATAGTGTTTATCTATTAGCAATTATTCTAGTTTCTATTTTTAGTTGTAACACTTCAAAGTCTAATTTTCCAAGTACTGAAAAGCCCCTTGCAACTCAAGGTGATACTGTGCGAATTGCCAATGACGAGCTCGAATATGAAGTAATTATTATTGATCCCGGTTTTAGCACGTGGCTTATTTCTAGAGCTTACCCAAGAGGCTATTATTCTCAAAGCTATTTAGAGAATAAAAATCAATTCTACATTACCGAGTGGAATAGCCGAGTGTTACAACCCATGCGCTACAGTCCAAATTTATATGAAATGACAATCAATTATGATCCAAATATTGATTATGGTTATGAAGTAAATTATTTGATTTATAATTATATGATTTATTTTCAAAATACCTACAAACAAAAACTTTTTGGTTTAGTCCCTATAAGATAA
- a CDS encoding glycosyltransferase family 2 protein: MNTLETIIKTYETYIAYYSISYILFYLILAILSWVAIKKYYKSKYFLLKEILVKSNHTVGVSIVAPAFNEATTIVYNVKSLLFQEYPKFEVVIVNDGSTDKTLEILISEFNLVKVDFFYQEKIPTQPVRGHYKSTNPIYSKLLVVDKENGKSKADGSNAGINSAKYSLFICTDVDCILRKDTISMLAKPFIENTEKVIATGAAIRISNSCEFKDGMLFKSHFPDNFFARFQELEYIRSFLFGRMAWSKINGLLLVSGGLGMFDKETVIEAGGYWHKSLGEDMELITRMRKLMHQKKEKFLIIYIPESLCWTEVPASMTIFLRQRVRWARGLVQTLFLHKDVFFNPKYGKTGLLIFPYYLLYEFAVPILEILGLITLTVDLLFFNINFDFLLIGGAFVYLFYISITLISVFLDQLIYKHYTGIKEVLILIIMIFIEPLVFHPLNVYASIKGYWHFLRQKEQKWGVMVRQGFTMEKKKI; encoded by the coding sequence TTGAATACCTTAGAAACCATTATTAAAACCTACGAAACCTATATCGCTTATTATTCGATTAGTTATATTTTATTCTATTTAATACTAGCTATATTATCTTGGGTAGCAATAAAAAAGTATTATAAATCTAAGTACTTTTTACTTAAAGAAATATTAGTTAAATCTAATCATACTGTAGGTGTCTCTATAGTTGCTCCTGCATTTAACGAAGCTACTACAATTGTATACAACGTTAAATCATTACTCTTTCAAGAATATCCAAAATTTGAAGTAGTTATTGTTAATGACGGAAGTACTGATAAGACTCTTGAAATATTAATTAGTGAGTTTAATTTGGTGAAAGTTGATTTTTTCTATCAGGAAAAAATACCAACACAACCTGTAAGAGGGCATTATAAATCAACGAATCCTATATACTCTAAACTTTTAGTTGTAGACAAGGAAAACGGGAAAAGTAAAGCTGATGGATCAAATGCCGGTATCAATTCAGCCAAATACTCTTTATTCATTTGTACAGATGTAGATTGTATTTTAAGAAAAGATACCATTTCTATGCTTGCCAAACCTTTTATCGAAAATACAGAAAAAGTAATCGCTACTGGAGCTGCAATCCGAATTTCAAATTCATGTGAATTTAAAGATGGAATGCTTTTTAAATCTCATTTCCCAGATAATTTTTTTGCCCGTTTTCAGGAACTAGAATACATACGCTCTTTTTTATTTGGAAGAATGGCTTGGAGCAAAATTAATGGTTTACTATTAGTTTCAGGCGGTTTGGGAATGTTTGATAAGGAAACTGTTATTGAAGCTGGTGGATATTGGCATAAATCACTTGGTGAAGATATGGAACTTATCACTCGTATGAGAAAATTGATGCACCAGAAAAAAGAAAAATTCTTAATCATTTACATCCCTGAATCCTTATGCTGGACTGAGGTTCCTGCCAGTATGACTATATTTTTAAGGCAACGTGTACGTTGGGCCAGAGGATTGGTTCAAACATTATTTTTACATAAAGATGTTTTTTTTAATCCAAAGTACGGTAAAACGGGACTCTTAATTTTTCCTTATTATTTACTTTATGAATTTGCAGTTCCAATTTTGGAAATTTTAGGTTTAATAACCTTAACAGTAGACCTACTATTTTTTAATATTAACTTTGATTTTTTATTGATTGGCGGTGCTTTTGTATATTTATTTTACATAAGTATAACACTAATTTCGGTGTTTTTAGATCAATTAATTTATAAGCATTACACAGGTATCAAAGAGGTATTAATACTAATAATAATGATTTTTATTGAGCCTTTAGTCTTTCATCCGCTCAATGTGTATGCCTCTATAAAAGGGTATTGGCACTTTTTGAGACAAAAAGAACAAAAATGGGGCGTAATGGTGCGTCAAGGATTTACAATGGAGAAAAAAAAAATATAA
- a CDS encoding ABC transporter ATP-binding protein, whose translation MIQAKNLHKYYDQLHVLKGVDLHIQKGEIVSIVGASGAGKTTLLQILGTLDKPTVENGIELRINNEDILTMNDKILSKFRNLNLGFIFQFHQLLPEFTALENVCIPAFIANKSKSETEIEAKKLLTYLGLFHRMNHKPNELSGGEQQRVAVARALINKPAIIFADEPSGNLDTASAENLHQLFFKLRDEFGQTFVIVTHNEELANMADRKLIMVDGLISN comes from the coding sequence ATGATACAAGCCAAAAATCTACACAAATATTACGATCAACTACACGTGTTGAAAGGAGTTGATTTACATATTCAAAAAGGAGAAATTGTCTCTATCGTTGGTGCTTCGGGAGCTGGAAAAACAACTCTTTTGCAAATCCTTGGAACTTTAGACAAACCAACTGTTGAAAATGGAATTGAATTACGCATCAACAATGAAGATATTCTGACTATGAATGACAAAATTTTGTCTAAGTTCAGGAATTTAAATTTAGGTTTTATCTTCCAATTTCACCAATTATTACCCGAATTTACAGCACTAGAAAATGTGTGCATTCCTGCTTTTATTGCAAATAAATCAAAATCAGAAACTGAGATTGAAGCAAAAAAATTGCTAACCTATCTTGGACTTTTCCATAGAATGAATCACAAACCCAATGAACTTTCAGGAGGAGAACAGCAACGTGTGGCCGTAGCAAGAGCCTTGATCAACAAACCAGCCATCATTTTTGCAGATGAACCTTCGGGAAATCTTGATACTGCATCGGCTGAGAACTTGCACCAACTCTTTTTCAAATTACGCGATGAGTTTGGGCAAACCTTTGTCATTGTGACACACAACGAGGAATTAGCTAATATGGCTGACAGAAAGTTAATAATGGTAGATGGCTTGATTAGTAATTAA
- a CDS encoding HEAT repeat domain-containing protein has protein sequence MTSYLYNLFKNITNSIVFLLKKVETQISFENIKNELFAFNYSFSKAEFPSDLLKYIAIPFLLIIIISLVILLILNRYGFEKKLIIKNEVDIKINDFLTEIIFSNYDSNYIKGQIKLFKQQVPFKKRWCKGIILNKIITIKRNINGVNPHQMLLIYKYFGFHDYSNKLIKSRSWENKLLGIYHYQILEYKIKTGHIRPNIYVKNKFLKSNALIAVISLSDQKFDFLSNYEKQISYADELKILDIIHQKKSTLPKKINEWLTNKNSSVVILAIKLMIRYRETLTIDQISHLLNNTNSKVRKETFLVIRNLYIIEANELLINSYPKETDKRNKISALKTMGVIGDNETKDFALSILLGESDLEIKFEIVKCIAKIDPTFFNTYTTEDAAEDEIIKRIILHVNTPQLN, from the coding sequence ATGACCAGTTATTTATATAATTTATTCAAAAACATTACAAACAGTATCGTATTTTTATTAAAAAAAGTAGAGACTCAGATAAGCTTCGAAAATATTAAAAATGAATTATTTGCTTTTAATTATTCTTTTTCAAAAGCTGAATTTCCTTCAGATTTACTTAAATATATTGCTATTCCTTTCTTATTGATTATCATTATTTCTTTAGTAATATTATTGATTCTGAATCGATATGGTTTTGAAAAAAAATTAATTATAAAAAACGAAGTAGACATCAAAATAAATGATTTCCTAACTGAAATTATATTTTCTAATTATGACTCTAACTACATAAAAGGCCAGATAAAATTATTTAAACAACAAGTTCCTTTTAAAAAAAGATGGTGTAAGGGTATTATTCTAAATAAAATCATTACCATTAAAAGAAATATTAACGGAGTCAATCCGCATCAAATGCTGCTAATTTATAAATATTTTGGATTTCATGATTATAGCAATAAACTGATTAAAAGTAGGAGCTGGGAAAATAAATTATTAGGAATTTACCATTATCAAATATTAGAATACAAAATCAAAACAGGACACATAAGACCTAATATATATGTTAAAAATAAATTCTTAAAATCGAATGCATTGATTGCAGTAATCTCCCTTTCTGATCAAAAATTTGACTTTTTAAGTAATTATGAAAAACAAATATCTTATGCAGATGAGCTTAAAATCCTTGATATAATTCATCAAAAAAAATCTACTTTACCAAAAAAAATTAATGAATGGCTTACTAATAAAAATAGCTCTGTAGTGATACTTGCTATTAAATTAATGATTCGATATAGAGAAACTTTAACCATTGATCAAATAAGTCATCTTTTAAATAATACTAATAGTAAAGTACGAAAAGAAACATTCTTAGTTATTCGGAATTTATATATTATCGAAGCAAATGAGCTTTTAATAAACAGTTATCCAAAAGAAACCGATAAACGAAATAAAATTTCTGCTTTAAAAACAATGGGCGTGATTGGTGATAATGAAACAAAAGATTTTGCTTTGAGCATTCTTTTAGGAGAATCAGATTTAGAAATAAAATTTGAAATTGTAAAATGTATTGCTAAAATTGATCCTACTTTTTTTAACACCTACACAACTGAGGATGCCGCAGAAGATGAAATCATCAAAAGAATTATTTTACATGTTAATACCCCCCAGCTAAATTGA
- a CDS encoding D-2-hydroxyacid dehydrogenase — protein MKVLANDGISKSGILALEKGGFEVITTKVAQEQVANFVNENNVSVVLVRSATKVRKDIIDACPGLKIIGRGGVGMDNIDVDYAKSKGIHVINTPASSSESVAELVFAHLFSGVRFLHDSNRNMPLEGDTNFEGLKKAYANGVELRGKTLGVVGIGRIGQATAKMALGLGMKVIAADSFIPQVDITVAFFDGQSITTTIISQSLESVFKEADFITLHVPAQDGYIIGEKELAIMKNGVGIVNCARGGVIDEVALVKALDSGKVLFAGLDVFENEPTPEMAILMNHKISLTPHIGAATGEAQDRIGTELASQIISILG, from the coding sequence ATGAAAGTATTAGCCAACGATGGAATTTCAAAAAGTGGAATTCTAGCTTTAGAAAAAGGTGGATTTGAAGTTATAACTACAAAAGTAGCTCAAGAACAAGTAGCTAATTTTGTAAACGAAAATAATGTAAGTGTAGTTTTGGTGCGTAGTGCGACTAAAGTTCGTAAAGACATCATCGACGCTTGCCCAGGATTAAAAATTATAGGTCGTGGTGGTGTAGGAATGGATAACATTGATGTGGATTATGCTAAAAGCAAAGGAATTCACGTAATAAACACTCCAGCTTCTTCATCAGAATCAGTGGCTGAATTAGTTTTTGCACATTTATTTTCTGGTGTTCGTTTCTTGCATGATTCGAACAGAAATATGCCTCTTGAAGGCGACACCAACTTTGAAGGTTTGAAAAAAGCCTATGCAAACGGAGTTGAATTAAGAGGAAAAACGCTTGGTGTTGTAGGAATTGGCCGTATTGGTCAGGCTACCGCTAAAATGGCATTAGGTTTAGGAATGAAAGTAATTGCTGCTGATAGTTTTATCCCACAAGTTGATATTACAGTGGCATTTTTTGATGGACAATCAATTACTACAACTATCATTTCTCAATCTTTGGAATCTGTATTCAAAGAAGCTGATTTCATCACATTACACGTTCCTGCTCAAGATGGTTACATCATTGGAGAGAAAGAATTGGCAATCATGAAAAACGGTGTAGGTATTGTAAACTGTGCTCGTGGTGGTGTTATTGACGAAGTGGCATTAGTAAAAGCATTAGACAGCGGAAAAGTATTATTTGCAGGATTAGATGTTTTTGAAAACGAACCAACTCCTGAAATGGCTATTTTGATGAATCATAAAATCTCGTTGACTCCACATATTGGAGCAGCAACAGGAGAAGCTCAAGATAGAATTGGTACTGAATTAGCTTCACAAATTATTAGCATATTAGGCTAG
- a CDS encoding DUF6787 family protein, with amino-acid sequence MNKLKQRWGIETNFQLTIIFIVFAITGSTSAWLSKPFCFWLGITKADLGYWFTPIRLILIFPIYQVLLVLIGFLFGQFKFFWTFEKKMLKRMGLGFLFKA; translated from the coding sequence ATGAATAAACTAAAACAGCGTTGGGGAATTGAGACCAATTTCCAACTTACAATCATATTTATTGTTTTTGCAATTACCGGCTCGACTTCGGCATGGCTCTCTAAACCATTTTGTTTCTGGTTAGGAATTACAAAAGCAGACTTAGGTTATTGGTTTACTCCTATCCGGCTAATTTTAATTTTTCCAATCTACCAGGTGCTTTTAGTCCTAATAGGATTTCTTTTTGGACAGTTCAAATTCTTTTGGACATTCGAAAAAAAGATGCTGAAACGCATGGGGTTGGGATTTCTTTTTAAAGCATAA
- a CDS encoding 4Fe-4S dicluster domain-containing protein has translation MAIIITDECINCGACEPECPNTAIYEGADDWRYKDGTKLTGKVVLPDGTEVDSDEAQTPISDEVYYIVPGKCTECKGFHDEPQCAAVCPVDCCIPDDNHVESEETLLNRQAFLHNE, from the coding sequence ATGGCAATTATTATAACAGACGAATGTATCAACTGTGGTGCTTGTGAACCAGAGTGCCCAAATACAGCAATATATGAAGGTGCAGATGATTGGAGATATAAAGATGGAACAAAACTTACAGGGAAAGTAGTTTTGCCTGATGGTACCGAAGTTGATTCTGATGAAGCTCAAACTCCAATTTCTGATGAGGTGTATTACATCGTCCCAGGAAAATGTACGGAATGTAAAGGTTTTCACGATGAACCACAATGTGCTGCAGTTTGTCCTGTAGACTGTTGTATTCCAGATGATAACCACGTTGAAAGTGAAGAAACATTGTTAAATAGGCAAGCATTTTTGCACAACGAATAA
- the msrA gene encoding peptide-methionine (S)-S-oxide reductase MsrA, whose translation MEIQNGLEVATFAGGCFWCTEAVFLELDGVKKVVSGYIGGATLNPTYKDICNGDTGHAEAIEITFDPNKISFGELLEIFFATHDPTTLNRQGNDVGTQYRSEIFYHNPVQKQLSQDYIALMTSENTFGRPIVTKISQASKFYEAEDYHQNYYNQNKTQGYCSYVITPKIEKLKKMYQDKLKK comes from the coding sequence ATGGAAATACAAAACGGATTGGAAGTGGCCACATTTGCTGGAGGTTGTTTTTGGTGTACAGAAGCAGTTTTTTTAGAACTGGACGGAGTAAAAAAAGTTGTTTCGGGATACATTGGTGGCGCGACTCTAAACCCAACATACAAAGATATTTGTAATGGTGACACTGGTCATGCCGAAGCTATTGAAATTACATTTGATCCTAATAAAATAAGTTTTGGAGAGCTATTAGAAATTTTCTTTGCCACACATGATCCTACTACTTTAAATCGTCAGGGAAATGATGTTGGAACCCAATATCGAAGTGAAATTTTTTATCATAATCCAGTACAAAAACAACTTTCTCAAGATTATATCGCTTTGATGACTAGTGAAAATACTTTTGGTAGACCAATTGTTACTAAAATTTCACAAGCGTCTAAGTTTTATGAAGCTGAAGATTATCATCAAAATTATTACAATCAAAATAAAACCCAAGGATATTGTAGCTATGTAATTACTCCAAAAATTGAGAAGCTAAAAAAAATGTATCAAGACAAACTCAAAAAATAA
- the serC gene encoding 3-phosphoserine/phosphohydroxythreonine transaminase — protein sequence MKKHNYSAGPCILPQEVFEKSAQAILNFNDSGLSLLEISHRSKDFVAVMDEARAIVIELLGLEGKGYQALFLAGGASLEFLMVPYNLMKESGKAAYLDTGTWASGAIKEAKLFGDTVVVASSKEQNYNHIPKGYTVPADADYFHCTSNNTIFGTQMKEFPSVDMPLVCDMSSDIFSRALDFSKFDLIYAGAQKNMGPAGTTLVVVKEEILAKNNRIIPSMLDYTKHIKAESMYNTPPVFPVYASLLTLQWLKNLGGIAAIEKINNAKAALLYAEIDRNPLFKGAAVVEDRSNMNATFLLNDEAHAATFDTMWKAAGISGLPGHRSVGGYRASMYNALPLESVQVLVDVMKALESKV from the coding sequence ATGAAAAAACACAACTACAGCGCAGGACCTTGTATTTTACCACAAGAAGTTTTTGAAAAATCAGCACAAGCAATATTAAATTTTAACGACTCTGGATTATCACTTTTAGAAATTTCGCATAGAAGCAAAGACTTCGTTGCCGTAATGGATGAAGCTAGAGCAATTGTTATTGAACTTTTAGGCCTTGAAGGCAAAGGATACCAAGCATTATTTCTTGCTGGCGGAGCTAGTTTAGAATTTTTGATGGTCCCATATAACTTAATGAAAGAAAGCGGAAAAGCAGCTTATCTTGATACAGGAACATGGGCTTCCGGCGCAATAAAAGAAGCGAAACTTTTTGGAGACACAGTTGTTGTCGCTTCATCAAAAGAACAAAATTACAATCATATTCCAAAAGGATATACCGTACCTGCAGATGCAGATTATTTTCATTGTACGAGTAACAACACCATTTTTGGTACACAAATGAAGGAATTCCCATCAGTTGATATGCCACTTGTATGTGATATGAGTTCTGATATCTTTTCAAGAGCATTGGATTTTTCTAAATTTGATTTGATTTATGCTGGAGCTCAAAAAAATATGGGACCGGCAGGAACTACTTTGGTTGTTGTAAAAGAAGAAATTCTTGCAAAAAACAATCGAATTATCCCAAGCATGCTTGATTACACTAAACATATCAAAGCAGAAAGTATGTATAATACTCCTCCTGTTTTTCCAGTTTATGCTTCGTTATTGACATTACAATGGTTGAAAAACCTTGGTGGAATTGCTGCTATTGAAAAAATAAACAATGCTAAAGCGGCATTACTTTATGCAGAAATAGACAGAAACCCATTATTCAAAGGGGCTGCAGTTGTTGAAGACCGTTCCAACATGAATGCTACTTTCTTATTAAATGATGAAGCACATGCGGCAACATTTGATACAATGTGGAAAGCAGCTGGAATATCAGGTTTACCTGGACATCGTTCAGTAGGCGGTTACAGAGCTTCAATGTACAACGCACTTCCATTGGAAAGTGTTCAAGTATTAGTTGATGTAATGAAAGCATTAGAGTCAAAAGTTTAA
- a CDS encoding DUF937 domain-containing protein, whose protein sequence is MFEQLTQLAQQFGVESVVKNQAIPNEQNEAVMTEASSSIFSGLQKIVSEGGADQLAGLFQGNNAQDSSNPVVQKLTEQLTGSLGEKFGINSETASGVAGSLIPQILGSLVNKAKDPNDSSFQISDVIAAISGNSAQNSGIMDAISKYGGQFGLDQNADGKVDISDAMSAVTKKGGGIGSILGKLFGK, encoded by the coding sequence ATGTTTGAACAATTAACACAATTAGCACAACAGTTTGGAGTAGAATCAGTTGTTAAAAACCAAGCGATTCCAAACGAGCAAAATGAAGCAGTTATGACCGAGGCAAGTAGTTCAATTTTTTCTGGGTTACAAAAAATAGTTTCAGAAGGCGGAGCAGATCAACTTGCAGGTTTATTTCAAGGAAACAATGCTCAAGACAGTTCAAATCCTGTAGTACAAAAACTCACCGAACAACTTACAGGAAGCTTAGGTGAAAAATTTGGTATAAACAGTGAAACTGCCTCTGGTGTTGCAGGAAGTTTAATTCCTCAAATTTTAGGTTCTTTAGTCAATAAAGCAAAAGACCCTAATGATAGTAGTTTTCAAATTTCGGATGTGATAGCGGCGATTTCTGGTAATAGTGCCCAGAATTCAGGCATAATGGATGCTATATCTAAATATGGAGGTCAATTTGGTTTAGACCAAAATGCAGATGGTAAAGTAGATATCAGTGATGCCATGTCAGCCGTAACAAAAAAAGGTGGTGGAATAGGAAGCATACTCGGCAAACTTTTTGGAAAATAA
- a CDS encoding acyl-CoA reductase yields the protein MTLETKKSVFVELGKFLSQFSEDHTIKNSGVLHNDVFFDDFIELIKLSQSHNGWYTPEQVYFAVQSWAEALTVENLNQWLSAYDFQIKEPKNIALILAGNIPLVGFHDFLSVLITGNNVLVKTSSNDQHLLPFLAKYIIAIDSELAKNITFVEGKLENFDAVIATGSNNTARYFEYYFKDKPSIIRKSRNSIAVLTGKETKEQLTALGEDIFRYFGLGCRNVSKLFVPKGYVFDAFFEAIFEYQDVIHYEKYANNYDYNKAVFLMSNFKLLDNGFLTIKEDKSHASPISSVFYEFYDDINDLKTRLISENEQIQCIVSNNLIEGSIDFGQTQKPKLWNYADNIDTISFLLTT from the coding sequence ATGACATTAGAAACAAAAAAAAGTGTTTTTGTTGAATTAGGAAAATTCTTAAGTCAATTTTCCGAAGACCATACCATTAAAAATTCAGGTGTTTTGCACAACGATGTGTTTTTTGACGATTTTATCGAATTAATAAAATTATCTCAATCACATAATGGATGGTATACTCCAGAACAAGTATATTTTGCGGTACAATCTTGGGCCGAAGCATTGACTGTAGAAAACTTAAATCAATGGCTTTCGGCTTATGATTTTCAAATAAAAGAACCTAAAAACATCGCTTTAATTCTTGCTGGAAATATTCCGTTAGTGGGTTTTCATGACTTTCTTTCGGTTTTAATTACAGGTAATAATGTATTGGTAAAAACATCCTCAAATGACCAACATTTACTGCCTTTTTTAGCAAAATACATCATTGCAATTGATTCTGAATTAGCCAAAAACATCACTTTTGTAGAAGGAAAATTAGAAAACTTTGATGCCGTAATAGCAACCGGAAGTAATAATACGGCGCGTTATTTTGAATACTATTTTAAAGACAAACCCTCTATTATTCGAAAAAGCAGAAACTCAATTGCTGTTTTAACTGGCAAAGAAACCAAAGAGCAGCTAACCGCTTTAGGGGAAGATATCTTCCGATATTTTGGATTGGGCTGTCGCAATGTTTCTAAACTTTTCGTCCCAAAAGGATACGTGTTTGATGCTTTTTTTGAAGCAATATTTGAATACCAAGATGTGATACATTATGAAAAATATGCTAATAATTATGATTATAACAAGGCCGTTTTCCTGATGAGTAATTTTAAACTATTAGACAATGGTTTCTTAACAATAAAAGAAGATAAAAGTCATGCCTCACCTATCTCTAGTGTGTTTTATGAATTTTATGATGATATCAATGATTTAAAAACTAGATTGATATCAGAAAATGAGCAAATTCAGTGCATCGTAAGTAACAATCTTATAGAGGGCAGTATTGATTTTGGGCAAACTCAAAAACCTAAATTGTGGAATTACGCAGATAACATAGATACTATTTCGTTTTTGTTAACAACATAG